In the genome of Streptomyces sp. SLBN-118, the window GTGTATCGAGTGGAGAGTTGCATGAGCGCTGCCAGGATCGCGGTCGTGACGAGCGACGCAGGCGTCAAGTATGACGTCGATCTCCCGCTGATCGTGGACGCACTGCACACCCAGGGCCTGGCGGCACAAGCCGTGGCCTGGGATGCCGACGATGTGGCGTGGGACAGATTCGATCTGGCGGTCATCCGGTCCACCTGGGACTACGCGGAACGACTCGACGAGTTCCTGGCATGGGCCGACGCGACAGCACGCGTCACAGGGCTGTGGAATCCAGCACCAGTGGTGCGCTGGAACAGCGACAAGCACTATCTGCTCGAACTCGCTGAGCGTGATGTCTCCGTCGTGCCGACGCAATTCATCGAACCGGGCGGACGGTTCAGCGAGGGGGACTTCGACCAGGCGGACGGAGTGGTGGTCAAGCCCGCGGTTTCCGCGGGTGCCCGGGACACCGCACGCTACGAGCCCGGTCGGCACGCGGATGCCGCGCGGCATGCCCGAATACTGCTCGACCAGGGCCGCACCGTGATGATCCAGCCCTATCTGCGACTCGTGGAAGAGGGAGAACGCGCGCTGGTCTTCTTCGGCGATACCTTCAGCCACGCGATCCGCAAAGGGCCCGTGCTGACCACGCCAGGGGTGATCGACAACTTCAGGGACGCACACCCCGGTGCCGCCCCCTACCGGCCGACCGAGGCCGAGATCCAGACGGCGCTGGCGGCGCTGGACGCGGTTCCGTCAGCGGCGGCCCCGCTGTTCACCCGCGTGGATCTGGCGCTGAACGAGACGCGGGATCCGGTGGTCATGGAGCTGGAACTCATCGAGCCGAATCTGTTCCTCGCGAGCACCCCGCACGGGCTGGTGCGTTTCGTCGAAGCCGTGGCGGCCGAGAGCCGAACGACCCCGGCCCAGGGTCTGGCTCGACCATCGGATGACCGGTGGCGGTGACCGTCACACGGTCGCCGCCACCGGAAAGTCGGCTCAGGTTCCGGGCTTGCGGCCGTAGACGAAGACGTCGTCGCCGTTGCGGAGCATGCTCCAGTACTTGGCGGCGTCACTCTTGGTCATGTTCACGCAGCCGTGCGAGCCGGGCGGTGCCCAGACGCTGATGCCGACGGAGTGGAAGGCCTGGCCCCCGTCGAAGAACTGGCTGTACGGCATCGGCACGTTGTACAGGTTCGACACGTGGTCGATGTCCCGCAGGTAGATCTTCTTCACGCCGGTGCGGGTCTCGTAACCGTCGCGGCCGGTACGCACCGGCACCGGTCCGTACACCAGCTTGCTGCCGTCCTGGATCCAACTGAGCTGGAGCGTGAGGTCGACGCAGGCGATGCGCCCCTTGTTCACCGGGCACTTGCCTGCCTTGTTCGGCGTCTTCCCGACGGCCTTCTGCCGGTTCATCAGATCCATGACGCCCCAGGTGACGGGACCCGCGAAACCGGCGTTCGGACTGATCGAATGCTTCGTCTGGAAGGCCTGGATCGCCTTGCAGTCGGCGGCGGACTGCTTTCCGTCGACCGGGCGACCGAGGAACTTCTCGACCTGCTTCTGGTACGGCCCTGTCTGCGTCGTGCATGACGCCGCCTGAGCGGTCGTGCTCCCCAGGGCCAGAGTGAGCGGGGTCACCAGTGCGGTGATCCCGAGTGCGACGACTCCTCGTCGGCGTATGTCCCCCACGTCAGTCGGCTCCTTGTCCGTACGTAGTCCGAGTTCCGCCTGGTAGACGGTCGTGGGGACCCGGTAGTTGCACGCGACAGCAAGACGGTTTCGTAACGCCCGCCCAGACATGAGTCCGTGGGGGACGCGGCCGCCGACGGCTCCGGTCGGCCTCGGCTTGACGGCCCGAGGCCTCCGGCGTAGTCCGGGATTAGGGGGCGGATCGGGAGTTCGCTCGCCGGGACCGTAGGCGTGTTCGAGTTCGACACGACCGAGGACGGAAAGGTGACGGGCAGGGTCTTCCAGTGGAAGTAGCCCGCGGCTCCCGCCGTGGGCGCGGGTCACGACGGCGGCAAGCCTGCCCCAACCCCGCGGCGGCCGCGACGCGTGGCGGTCGTCGATGCGTCACCAGGGCACATCGTCCAGAAGCAGCCCCGTCTCGGGCCGCCGGCCGTCGACCAGCGACTGTTCGGTCCACATGACCTTCCCGGTGGGCGTGTATCTGGTGCCCCACCGTGCGGCGAACTGGGAGACAAGGAACAGGCCGCGCCCGCCCTCGTCCGTGGTGGCCGCCCGGCGCAGGTGCGGAGAGGTGCTGCTGCCGTCGGACACCTCGCAGATCAGACGGCGCTCGTGCAGCAGCCGCACATGGATCGGTTCGGACCCGTAGCGGATCGCGTTGGTGATCAGTTCGCTCAGCATCAGCTCGGTCGTGAAGCCGATCCCCGCCAGACCCCATGTCTCCAGCTGACGTCCGCACGCGGCACGGAGGGGAGCGACCGCCGCGGGGTCGAAGGGGACGTCCCAGTCGGCGACCCTGGCGGAGTCCAGCAGGCGGGTCCGGGCCACGAGCAGCGCGATGTCGTCCCTGCGGTGCGGGGGCTCCATGGCGGTGAACACGGCCTGGTACGTCTCCTCCGGCGTACGGTTCGCGTCCTGGGCCAGGGTCGCGCCGAGAAGGCTGAGTCCGGTTTCGATGTCGCGGCCGGGGTGTTCGATGAGTCCGTCGGTGTAGAGAACGAGCCGGCTGCCCTCGGTCAGCTGCAGTTCGGCGGTCTCGACGGGCAGTGCGCCGAGGCCAAGCGGTGGGCTGATGGGCACCTCGGGGAAGTCCACCGTGCCGTCGGGGTGGACCAGCGCGGGGGCCAGATGCCCCGCCGTGGCTACGCTGCACATGCCGGAAACCGGATCGTAGATGGCGTACAGGCAGGTGGCTCCGGTGATGCCTTCGCCGTCGCTGTCCTCGTCCTGGTCGATACGGGAGACGAGTTCGTCGATGTGTCCAAGGATCTCGTCCGGTGGCAGGTCGAGGGCGGAGAAGTTGTGGACCGCGGTACGCAGACGGCCCATGGTGGCCGCGGCGTGCAGACCATGGCCGACCACGTCACCGACGACCAGGGCGACCCGGGCTCCGGGCAGCGGGATGACGTCGAACCAGTCGCCCCCCACCCCGGCCTGCGCGGGCAGATAGCGGTAGGCGACCTCCAGGGCGTTCTGCTCGGGCAGGACGCGAGGCAGCAGGCTGCGCTGGAGGGTGACCGCCATGGCGTGTTCGCGCGTGAACCGGCGAGCGTTGTCGATGGCTACGGCGGCACGGGCGGCCAGCTCCTCGGCGAAGGAAAGATCCTCCTCCTCGAAGCGTTCCGGACGCTCCGCGCGCCAGAAGTTGGCCATGCCCAGGACGACGCCACGAGCCTGCAACGGCACTGTGACGAGCGAGTGGACGCATCCATTGACCTCAAGTCTGGTTCAGGTCATAGCGTTCTGGGTGCGCCCCGGGCCACGCCGGCCGACGGGTACCGCGTCGGCCCACCTGAATCCGGAGGCACCGCATGGACATGGAAGTCACCGCGTGGACATCGCTCCACAGTGCGATGAACGCGCAACAGGAGCGAAGGCCCTTCTCCCGGGCCACTCTGCGCCGCATCGCCTCCTTCGCCCGCCCGCACCGTCGGCAGCTCTACCGCTTTCTGCTGCTCAGCGTGGTCACCGCCCTGCTCGCCGTGGCCACACCCGTTCTTGCCGGCCGCGTCGTCGACGCGATCGTCGAAGGCCACGACACCGGAACGGTCACCCGGCTTGCGCTGCTGATCGCTGTCATCGCCGTCGCGGAGGCGGGGCTCGGCCTGCTCACCCGCTGGCTGTCGGCGAACCTCGGCGAGGGGCTGATCCTCGATCTGCGCACGGCGGTCTTCGACCACGTCCAGCGGATGCCGGTCGCCTTCTTCACCCGCACCCGCACCGGCGCCCTCGTCAGCCGGCTCAACAACGACGTCATAGGGGCCCAACGGGCGTTCAGCAACACCCTGTCCGGTGTTGTGTCCAACCTCGTCACCCTGCTGCTGACGCTTGCCGTCATGCTCAGCATCTCGTGGCAGATCACCCTGCTCGCCCTCGTCCTGCTACCGGTGTTCGTCGTCCCCGCCCGCCGGATGGGCTCCCGTATGGCCAAGTTGCAGCGCGAGGCCGCCAACCACAACGCCGCCATGGGCACCCAGATGACCGAGCGGTTCTCCGCGCCCGGCGCGACCCTCGTCAAACTCTTCGGACGCCCCGCCGACGAATCCGCCGAATTCGCCGCCCGCGCCCGCCGGGTGCGTGACATCGGCATCCGTACCGCCATGGCCCAGTCGGTCTTCATCACGGCGCTCACCCTGGTGTCCGCCCTGGCGCTCGCCCTGGTCTACGGACTCGGCGGCTACTACGCACTGCGCGGCAGCCTGGACCCGGGCGCCGTCGTCGCGCTCGCGCTGCTCCTCGCCCGCCTCTACGCCCCGCTGACCGCACTGGCCGGCGCCCGTGTCGAGGTGATGAGCGCCCTGGTCAGTTTCGAGCGGGTCTTTGAGATCCTCGACCTCAAGCCGCTGATCGCCGAGAAGCCGGACGCCCGCCGGGTGCCGGACGGGCCCGTGTCCGTGGAGTTCGACTCGGTCCGCTTCGGCTACCCTTCCGCCGACAAGGTCTCCCTCGCCTCCCTCGAAGAGGTCGCCACCCTCGACTCCCGCGGCGGCACGGAGGTCCTGCGCGACATCTCCTTCCGCGCCGAACCCGGCCGGATGGTCGCGCTGGTCGGCTCATCGGGCGCGGGCAAGTCCACGATCGCCCAGCTCATGCCGAGGCTGTACGACGCCGACGCCGGGTTCGTACGGCTGAACGGCATCGACGTGCGCGACCTGACATCCGACTCGATCCGCGAGACGATCGGCATGGTCACCCAGGACGGCCACCTCTTCCACGAATCCGTCCGGGCCAACCTGCTCCTCGCCCGGCCCGACGCCTCCGAGGACGACATCTGGGACGCTCTGCGCCGATCCCGGCTGGCGGACCTGGTGGCCTCGCTGCCCGATGGCCTGGACACCGTCGTCGGCGAGCGCGGCTACCGGCTCTCCGGCGGCGAGCGGCAACGGCTGACCATCGCCCGGCTGCTGCTGGCCCGCCAGCGGGTCGTCATTCTCGACGAGGCGACCGCCCATCTCGACTCCACCTCCGAGGCGGCCGTGCAGGAAGCCCTGGGCGAGGCGCTGGAGGGCCGGACCGCCGTGGTGATCGCCCACCGGCTCTCGACCGTGCAGGCCGCCGACCTGATCCTGGTCGTCGAGGACGGCCGGGTCGTCCAGCGCGGAACCCACGGCGAACTCATGGCGGCCGGCGGCCGCTACGAGGAGCTGTACCGCACCCAGTTCGAGCGGCCGGGTACCGAGGAGGCATTCCCCGTCCGCTGATCTCGGCCCCCCGTGCCGGTGCCGGCCCGGGTCCGCCCATGCCGCATGAATGTGGATATTCCTCTGCTCGAACTCTTGCAAATTCACATTCACTTCGGCAGGATCTGCCGAGTCCACGCCGGTCAGCCGCAGATTCTGGCAGTCCGTGGGCCCCGCGTCGTTGAATCGACACACTCTGGCCTCACCGTCAGCCCCTGTCGGGACTGCTCTCCCCTGGGGGCACCGTGGGCTGCGCCGTTGTGGTTTCTCTTGAAAGGCACGTCCGTTGAGCATGAGATCCGGCACCGGAGGCGGTCTGCGGGCGGACGCCCTCAGCACCTACGACATGGTGGTCATGGCCGTCGCGGGATGCGGCCCGGCGTACACGGTCGCCGGAACGATTCCCGCGCTCATCGTCGCCGTCGGTGTGGCGAGCCCCGCCGCCCTGCTCTACTGCGCGATACCCGTGATCGGCATCGCCCTGGCCTACCGGCAACTCGGCCGTGTGGACCCCAATGCGGGAGCCGCGTACAGCTGGGTCGCCCGGTCGCTGCACCCCTTCCTCGGGTTCCTGTGCGGCTGGTCGCTCGTGGTCGCCTGCACCGTCTTCATGGCATCCAGCACGGTGCCCGCCGGCAATGCGACGTTGTCCCTCTTCGCGCCGAGCCTGGTCGGTGACCCGGTCCTGGCCGCGCTCGTCGGCTCGAGCTGGTTCCTCCTGATGGCAGGGGTGGTGGCGTTCGGAGTCCGGATCGGAGCCCGCGCGCTGGCCGTCATCACAGCCGTGCAGGTGGTCCTGCTGATCGGCTTCGCGGTTTCGGCGCTGCTCTCCGACGGCGGCGGGAGCGAATTCTCCTTCTCGTGGTTCGGCTTCAGCCACTTCGAGGGACAGGAGTCCTTCGTGACCGGCGCGCTGATCGCCACCTTCGCGTTCTGGGGCTGGGACGTGACCAGCAATCTCGGCGAGGAGACCCGGCGCGGCTCGCGCGGCTCGGGCTTCGGCGGCGTCATCGGTGTGGTCCTGGCGTTCCTGCTGTTCGCGCTGATCACCGTCGCGGTCAATGTCCTCATGACGCCGGACGCCGTGTCCCACACCCCGGACGGCATTCTGAACGAGCTCGGCCAGCAGGTCTGGCCGGGTGTGGGCGGCACCCTGCTGGTGCTCGCGCTGCTGCTGTCGACGGTCGCCATGCTGGAGACCGCGCTCATCCAGGCCGGGCGCACCCTGTTCGCCATGGGCCGGGACAAAACGCTTCCCCCCGTCCTCGGCCGTATCCACGCCAAGCGGCACACGCCGTGGCTGGCCACCGTCGTCATCGCCGTGGCCTCGGGCACACTCGCCATCGTCGAGGCCGTGCGTCTCAAGCCGGGCGAGTCGATGCTCTCGGACGCCGTGAGCGGAGTCTGCCTGCTCGTCACCTTCTACTACGGCCTCGCCGGACTGGGCGCCGTCGTCGTCCACCGCAAACTGCTGCGGGCCTCCGTGGCCAACTTCCTCCTCATGGGGCTGTGGCCGCTGACCGGCGCGCTGTTCATGATGTGGATCATGATCGAGTCCGTGAAGTCCTTGACCACCTCCGCGCTGATCATCGGATTCGGCACGCTTGCCCTGGGGCTCGTGCCGATGCTCGTGGCGTGGATGAGGCAGCGGCCGTACTTCGAGCCGGGGCGTCTGGACGCCGACCGGGCCCGCGTCATGGACGACTCCTTCGGTGGCGCGGACTTCGGCGAGACCCAAGCCGTCAATCTGGCCCGGAATCAGGACGAGATCCTCACCGACTTCTGACCCCTGACTCCCGACACCAGTTCCGCCTTCTGATCAAAGGACGCCTGCCATGGCCATGGCCTGGACCCGAAGACGCTCCGCGGCACCTCATTACGACCAGACCTTCGGAGACAAGGCCCTGTCCGCCGCGTGCGAGGACATGGTCATGGGCCGCTGGGAAGGCGCACACGAGCTGCTGTCCACCGGCTCCCACAAGGACTGGGACCGCCGCAGTCACCGCATCCGGTTGCTCGCCCACACCGCGGCGGACAAGAGGGTCGCCGAGGCCTGGCAGACCGCGCAGCCATACAGCGCGGATGCCCTCGTTCTGCGGGCGGACACCGAGGTGATGCGGCACTTCGCGGCCGCCCGCACGGGCACCATCCCGGGCCCGGACATCCTGGACCGCACGGCCCACATGTGTCTCAACGCCTCCGAGGCCTTCCCTCAAGACCCTCATCCCTGGGTGTCACTGATCACGCTCGGCAGGCTGTACGAGAACGGCGCCCAGGCGATGAACCGGTGGTGGCCGGAACTGCTGGCCCGCGATCCGTACCACCGCGAGGCCCACCACCAGGCTCTGCGCTACATGACGGCACGCTGGCACGGCTCGCACGGCCAGGCCTACGCCTTCGCCCGGGACTGCGCGGTCTACGCTCCGGCCGGCTCCCCGCTGCTGGTCATGCCGCAGGTCGCCCGAGCGGAGGAGTTCCGTCACCGCACCCAGAACGAGGGCGTCAACCCGCACGCGATGGTCGGCTACTGGGCCGGGGAGCGCTGGGACCTCATGGAGACCATGGAGCGCTGGATAGCGGTCCGCTCCCCCGTCGAGGCGGCACAGGACGTCGCCGACCTCAACCATCTCGCTCATGCTCTCGCTCAGGCAGGACTGCTCGTCGAGGCCGCGACGGTCTTCGACCTGCTCAAGGGACGTGCCACCCGGGCGCCGTGGTCGTACACGGGCGAGGCGGTAACGGAGTACGTGCGCTGGCGCGAGCGGTCGTCCCGCGCGGCCGCGGAGCACACGGATCCCCGGAAAGGCTGACCTGATGCGTACCGGCTCCTTCGACGAGAGCAGCCTGCTGGAGCGGGCGGTCGAGGCCGCGGCGAGCGGTGCGGGTTTCGCACCGTTCACCGAGGGGCCCGGGGGTGTCGACCGTCGCAGGGGGGCGGCGCACAGCGGCGGAGCGGTGTTCCGGTCGATGCTCGGAAAGGACTTCGGCCTGGGGCAGCCCGGTCCTCGTGAACGGGTCGGGACCGAGTCGTCTCCGTACGGCCTCATCCTGGGCGTGCGCTATGTCCGTTCCGAGCCGGGCGAGTTGGTGGCCGCCGCGGTGCAGGCGACGGCCGGCTGGCGTGCGGCGGGACCGCGGCGCCGGGCCGGGCTGGCCGTGGAAGTGCTCTGCCGGCTCCACGACCGCAGCCATGAGATCGCGCACGCGCTGCACCACACCACGGGGCAGGCGTACACGACGGCCTACCGCTCGGGCGGTCCGCAGGCGCAGGACCGGGGACTCGAAGCCGTGGCCCGTGCGCTCACCGAGTCCGTACGCAATCCGGCCGAGCTGTCCTGGCAGCGTCCCGGCAAGCTGGGCGACCCGGTGGATGTGGACGGCACGTGCACCGTCGTCCCGCGCGGCGTCTCCCTGCTCATCGGCTGCCCCGACTTCCCCACCTGGAACGGCTACCCGGGCCTCTTCGCCAGCCTGGTGACCGGAAATCCGGTGATCGTCAAGCCGCACCCGCGCGCGGTCCTGCCGCTCGCGCTCACCGTCCAAGTCGCCAGGGACGTTCTGGCGGGGGCGGGGCACGATCCCAACGTGGTGACCCTCGCCGCGGAACAGCCCGGCGAGAAACTGGCGTCCCGTCTCGCGACCGACCCCGCGGTCCGGCTCATCGACTTCACGGGCTCGGCCCGCTTCGGCGACTGGCTGCGGCGCAACGCCCGCCAGGCCGACGTGTTCGCCACACCGATCGGAGCCAACAGCGTACTGGTGGACTCCACCGACGACTACCGCACCATGCTGCGGGAGCTCGCGCTGTCGCTGTCGCTGTGCAGCGGCCAGACCTGCACGGCGCCGCAGAACATCCTGGTCCCCTCCCGGGGAATTGCGACCAACGAAGGCCTCAAGCCCATAGGGCGGTTCAGCGTCGACCTGAGCCGCGCCGTGAAGCGCCTGTTGGCGGAACCGCGGCGTGCGGCGGGGATTCTCGGGGCGATCGGCAGCGACCGCATCCGCAGCTCCCTCGCGCACGCGGCCGGATGCGGGGTGGTGGTGCACGCATCCCTGCCGGTGACGCACCCCGACCATCCGGCGGCGGACATCCGTACACCGCTGATCGTCCGGCTGGAGGCACACGACGAGAGCGTGTACTCCCGCGAGTGGGCCGGTCCCGTCTCCTTCGTGATCGCGACCGAATCGACCTCGCAGAGCCTGGACATCTTCCGCCGCACGGCCCGCGCCCACGGCGGCCAGTACGCCTCCGTCCACTCGACGGACCCGCTGGTCCTGGCGGCCGCCGAGGCGGCAGCCCTCGACGCCGGAGTGCATCTGTCGGAGAACCTCGCCGGGAATGTCTACGTGGACCAGTCCGCTGTGTACGGCGACTTCTGCGAGGCGGGCGCACCGGCGGGTGCTCACACCGCCCTCGCGGACCCCTCGTTCATCACCGGCCGCTTCCGGCTCGTGCAGGCCCGGCGCCCTGCGGCCCGGGTACGGGACATGAGTTCCGTCGGGGCGTGAGCAGAGAAATGCCCCAGATGGGCACGGCTCAGACCAGCCGCAAATCGACCCACGGGATGGTGTCACCCGGCAGCAAGTACCGCTCCACTTCGATGAACCCGTGCTTCTGCGCGAACCGCAGTCCGTCCACGTTGGATGCCAGGACAACTGTCTCGATCACCTCGGCACCGAGCTCTCGCGCCCGCTTCAGCCCGCGCGCATAGAGCTCTTCGCCGAACCCCTGCCCACGGTGGGGGGCGAGGATTCGGGCGATCACCGTGGCCGTGGGTTCTTCGGTGGTCGGCGGACGCAGTGTCGAGCAGCCCACGAGCACATCCCCGAGATACGCAAGCTCCAGGTGGTTGCGCCGGACGCGCTCACGCACATCGTCGAGGGACAGGATGTGGGTGGGGATGATCGTGTTGTGGACGCGCTGCCAGTCCCTGAGCATGGCGTCGCTGTCCGGCTGCTCGATACGAAGATCAGTCACCGGCACAGAAAACCGGCTCGGACGGCGCGACGTCAACTGCAATCCGCGGCATCAACCGCCATCAGGGAAGAGGCGCGCCGCGGGCGGTGAGCCACAGTTCGTACCATTCCTCTCGGCTGAGGTCCGGTTCCCGCTGCGCGGCGTCACGGCAGGCGCGGATGCGTCTCGGACGCACGCTGCCGACCACCGGCGCGATCGCGGCCGGATGCCGCTGCAACCACCACAGCAGAATCGTCTCCGGCGTCGTGCCCTTCTTGTCGGCCAGAGACGAGACGAGCTGTGCGGTCGCGTGCTCCTCCGGCGTTTCCTGACGGCCCGTGAAGCGACCCTGCGCAAGTGCTCCCCACGCCTGCAGTGAAATCCCGTTCGCCTGGCAGAACTCGACCGTCCCGAACGGGAAGCCGTTGGCGGCTGCTTGCGGCGTGTTCACGAGGACACCGGCTTCGAGCCAGTCACGCCGTTGCAGGCTCATCTCCAGCTGATTGGCGACCAGCGGGACATCGAGACGTGCCTGAAGGGGAGCCATCTGCAGGGCGCTCATGTTCGACACACCGAACCGCCGCACAAGACCCTGCCGGTGCAGCGACGTCAGCGCCGAGGCGATGTCGTCGGGGTCCGCCAAGGGGTCCGGCCGGTGCAGGAGCAGCACATCGACGACGTCGGTCCGAAGACGAGCCAGGCTCTCCTCGACCCGCCGGGCGATGGTCTGCCCACTGAGGTCGTAGATACCGGGCCGCTCTCCGTCAGCGAGACGGATACCGCACTTGGTCTGTACGACGATGCGCTCGCGCAGCCCGGGGGTACGGTCGAGAACCTCGCCGAAGACGGCTTCGGCCTTCCCGTGCCGGTAGATGTCCGCATGGTCGAACGTGCTGATCCCACTGTCCAGCGCCGCCTCGATCGCCGCCTCGGCGTCCGCGATGTCGCGCACACCGTAGGGCTCGGTGTCCCAACTGCCACCGAGCCCCATACACCCGTAGAGCAACCACCCACCGCTCGACCCCGTCTTCGTCGTCACCGGGTCACCTTACGACGCGGCATCGACAGCACCGGCCGCGCGACGGCAAAGCAGCGCACCGCCGACGATTCTGGCCGGCAGGCACAGGGTCGGGCCGTGGACGGCGAAGAACTCGTCGCGCGAGGAGAAGCGCCCCTGCCGCGTTCTGCGCAGAAGGTCAGCGCGGCACGGCCGTCGCCGAACGGGCCTGGGGCGTTTGTGTCGATGCCGGCTACGGACATGGGGATGCCCGACCATGGGCGAACTGGCTTGCTTGAGAACTGATGGGCGGCACATGTCGGAAGCTGGATCACGCGCAGGGTGCTGCACTCGCTGCGTGCGGAACGACGCCGCGGCGAGGATGCGGTGAGTGGCGGCGCGTGGGCGGGAGCGGCCGTGGCCGCTGTTA includes:
- a CDS encoding RimK family alpha-L-glutamate ligase — encoded protein: MSAARIAVVTSDAGVKYDVDLPLIVDALHTQGLAAQAVAWDADDVAWDRFDLAVIRSTWDYAERLDEFLAWADATARVTGLWNPAPVVRWNSDKHYLLELAERDVSVVPTQFIEPGGRFSEGDFDQADGVVVKPAVSAGARDTARYEPGRHADAARHARILLDQGRTVMIQPYLRLVEEGERALVFFGDTFSHAIRKGPVLTTPGVIDNFRDAHPGAAPYRPTEAEIQTALAALDAVPSAAAPLFTRVDLALNETRDPVVMELELIEPNLFLASTPHGLVRFVEAVAAESRTTPAQGLARPSDDRWR
- a CDS encoding L,D-transpeptidase is translated as MGDIRRRGVVALGITALVTPLTLALGSTTAQAASCTTQTGPYQKQVEKFLGRPVDGKQSAADCKAIQAFQTKHSISPNAGFAGPVTWGVMDLMNRQKAVGKTPNKAGKCPVNKGRIACVDLTLQLSWIQDGSKLVYGPVPVRTGRDGYETRTGVKKIYLRDIDHVSNLYNVPMPYSQFFDGGQAFHSVGISVWAPPGSHGCVNMTKSDAAKYWSMLRNGDDVFVYGRKPGT
- a CDS encoding ABC transporter ATP-binding protein, yielding MDMEVTAWTSLHSAMNAQQERRPFSRATLRRIASFARPHRRQLYRFLLLSVVTALLAVATPVLAGRVVDAIVEGHDTGTVTRLALLIAVIAVAEAGLGLLTRWLSANLGEGLILDLRTAVFDHVQRMPVAFFTRTRTGALVSRLNNDVIGAQRAFSNTLSGVVSNLVTLLLTLAVMLSISWQITLLALVLLPVFVVPARRMGSRMAKLQREAANHNAAMGTQMTERFSAPGATLVKLFGRPADESAEFAARARRVRDIGIRTAMAQSVFITALTLVSALALALVYGLGGYYALRGSLDPGAVVALALLLARLYAPLTALAGARVEVMSALVSFERVFEILDLKPLIAEKPDARRVPDGPVSVEFDSVRFGYPSADKVSLASLEEVATLDSRGGTEVLRDISFRAEPGRMVALVGSSGAGKSTIAQLMPRLYDADAGFVRLNGIDVRDLTSDSIRETIGMVTQDGHLFHESVRANLLLARPDASEDDIWDALRRSRLADLVASLPDGLDTVVGERGYRLSGGERQRLTIARLLLARQRVVILDEATAHLDSTSEAAVQEALGEALEGRTAVVIAHRLSTVQAADLILVVEDGRVVQRGTHGELMAAGGRYEELYRTQFERPGTEEAFPVR
- a CDS encoding APC family permease, which codes for MRSGTGGGLRADALSTYDMVVMAVAGCGPAYTVAGTIPALIVAVGVASPAALLYCAIPVIGIALAYRQLGRVDPNAGAAYSWVARSLHPFLGFLCGWSLVVACTVFMASSTVPAGNATLSLFAPSLVGDPVLAALVGSSWFLLMAGVVAFGVRIGARALAVITAVQVVLLIGFAVSALLSDGGGSEFSFSWFGFSHFEGQESFVTGALIATFAFWGWDVTSNLGEETRRGSRGSGFGGVIGVVLAFLLFALITVAVNVLMTPDAVSHTPDGILNELGQQVWPGVGGTLLVLALLLSTVAMLETALIQAGRTLFAMGRDKTLPPVLGRIHAKRHTPWLATVVIAVASGTLAIVEAVRLKPGESMLSDAVSGVCLLVTFYYGLAGLGAVVVHRKLLRASVANFLLMGLWPLTGALFMMWIMIESVKSLTTSALIIGFGTLALGLVPMLVAWMRQRPYFEPGRLDADRARVMDDSFGGADFGETQAVNLARNQDEILTDF
- the paaN gene encoding phenylacetic acid degradation protein PaaN yields the protein MRTGSFDESSLLERAVEAAASGAGFAPFTEGPGGVDRRRGAAHSGGAVFRSMLGKDFGLGQPGPRERVGTESSPYGLILGVRYVRSEPGELVAAAVQATAGWRAAGPRRRAGLAVEVLCRLHDRSHEIAHALHHTTGQAYTTAYRSGGPQAQDRGLEAVARALTESVRNPAELSWQRPGKLGDPVDVDGTCTVVPRGVSLLIGCPDFPTWNGYPGLFASLVTGNPVIVKPHPRAVLPLALTVQVARDVLAGAGHDPNVVTLAAEQPGEKLASRLATDPAVRLIDFTGSARFGDWLRRNARQADVFATPIGANSVLVDSTDDYRTMLRELALSLSLCSGQTCTAPQNILVPSRGIATNEGLKPIGRFSVDLSRAVKRLLAEPRRAAGILGAIGSDRIRSSLAHAAGCGVVVHASLPVTHPDHPAADIRTPLIVRLEAHDESVYSREWAGPVSFVIATESTSQSLDIFRRTARAHGGQYASVHSTDPLVLAAAEAAALDAGVHLSENLAGNVYVDQSAVYGDFCEAGAPAGAHTALADPSFITGRFRLVQARRPAARVRDMSSVGA
- a CDS encoding GNAT family N-acetyltransferase, whose protein sequence is MTDLRIEQPDSDAMLRDWQRVHNTIIPTHILSLDDVRERVRRNHLELAYLGDVLVGCSTLRPPTTEEPTATVIARILAPHRGQGFGEELYARGLKRARELGAEVIETVVLASNVDGLRFAQKHGFIEVERYLLPGDTIPWVDLRLV
- a CDS encoding aldo/keto reductase family oxidoreductase; protein product: MTTKTGSSGGWLLYGCMGLGGSWDTEPYGVRDIADAEAAIEAALDSGISTFDHADIYRHGKAEAVFGEVLDRTPGLRERIVVQTKCGIRLADGERPGIYDLSGQTIARRVEESLARLRTDVVDVLLLHRPDPLADPDDIASALTSLHRQGLVRRFGVSNMSALQMAPLQARLDVPLVANQLEMSLQRRDWLEAGVLVNTPQAAANGFPFGTVEFCQANGISLQAWGALAQGRFTGRQETPEEHATAQLVSSLADKKGTTPETILLWWLQRHPAAIAPVVGSVRPRRIRACRDAAQREPDLSREEWYELWLTARGAPLP